The Dromaius novaehollandiae isolate bDroNov1 chromosome 3, bDroNov1.hap1, whole genome shotgun sequence genome includes the window TTTAGTCATACATTTCATAGCATGAACTATTTTGAAAGCCTTTTTAATAAGATAAAGTCACAAAAATCAGGATGAATCTGAAAGGCAGTTGAATGAGCCCATATCTTCTAGTTGCAtgaaaatgcatgtttaaatGATGGCTAAAATTCAAATTTATACCTACAGTACAGCAGCCTTTCATGTAGTACAGTAGGTTTAAATAATGAGTTATCAACAAAGCTAATGCTGCAGGATGTatcaaaaagcaaaaatgtgaGCATTTAGACCTAGTGCTGTTTCTACAGGGCAGAAGTAAAAATCATAAGTTTTAAAGCACTTTGCTTCtgaaccaattaaaaaaatatatatatgtcctGATTTAGATGATAGTTTATgtttacaacaaaaaaaaattatctacaGCTGCTAGCAAGGTACCAAGGAAACCAGTCATATGGGATTAGAAATGGCTGCCAGTTGCAAGATACACACATTAGCTCATCAGTAATCAGTTATTTtaactctgaaaaacagaatgttAATATCTGTCTAATTTTTGGTGATTTGGTGTTGTGGCAGAAGTACTTGACTGACTCCTTTCAGGTTGTTCTTTAAAATGAGAGCATTCTTTTGCTATGAAAAGCTCATTATAAAGATTGGGGCTGGCCTCAGAAGTTGGTAATTTGGGCAACTGCACTAGAAATTCATGGGAACCTCTCCTTCTTCCAGTCTTATTGAGGAGCCATCGTGTGTGTCTGAAATATTTTGGCAGCAGCATAAATATTTTGGCAGCAGCGTGTCAGGGAGAGGAGCAGGCACTCCCTTTATTGTAGAAGCAATATTTCCTTCTGTGGAAATTTCAGCAGTTTTTCTTGCTGCCACAACCTGATGCCATGACAGCACTTCACAAGcatgggaaaggagggaaaatgaagaactgcaatgcaatttttctgaaatgcagtgGAAAAGAGGATAGgacagggaagagagaaagacaacataatcagtgaagaaaaaaaagaaaagaatatggaTTTAGATGGGCGGGAAGGGAAATGATCCCAGAGAATAAAAGAAGGGAGGTGAAgatggaaaaagatattttaaattccaGCCTGCCAGTCACAGATACCAAGTGCTATTTCCAAAACGGCCATGTAGGCATTCAGAAATGGAAGTAGTGGTAGGGAAAAACATCTTAAGTGAACAAACCAAAGGcagttgtgtgttttgttttgttttgttttaataaaagaggaggagaggaaaagtgtTCACACTCTTATAGCTCAACACTGTAACCCAACTGTAGTCATTTCTTATGAACTTTCCAAGAAAGGACCTTCAGACTCGTTCCTCCTAATACCCAAGTTTTAAAATTCAAAGCCTACACCAGACTGAGCATTGCTGCTTCATACGTCCTCTTTCTTTCTTACGCTAGCTATGTTTCCCCTGTGCTGAGATGCAGGAGCCATGTCCATGCCTACGTGCCCATCTCCAGCAAGGCTTCGCCGCTCCAAGAGCCCCTGGGGAGCTGAAACAGGCTTTAGCTCTTCCCAACTACATgaggtttctgtttgtttcttcccCCAAATTCATACCCTACCTGCACAGCAGGCTTGTTGTAGACAGCCTGACTTGGGCTGCTTCCCTCTAGCGACAGGAGCGCCGAATGTACAGGGGTGCCAGTGCCAGCTCACTCAGGGCAGTGTTTCCTCAAAGCCCAGACCTGCTGGGAACTTACGGTATACATCAAAAACATCACTCCAGTCTTAATCATGGCTAAATGCTGTAGATTGTATCATGAAGGACTTGATCTGTTTACTATGAAACCATTGTAATTTCTGCTTCCATGTCTCTTTTACAGAAGTATTCCTGGATGTTACATGATAACTTTATGTGAAAGTAGATGCAAACTGCGGAGTGTGTATAGCGTGCGGTTACAGGGGGCCATGGACGGTATGCTGCGCTCCATGGCTTACGCTGGAGCAAAGCTCAGCTGTTAAATTCTGAAAGACACCTCAAAGCACAATTTCCTCACCACTGATTTGCCATATAATTTACCACATTCagcctttgctgttttctttagtGTGCAGGCTGATCATGCTAAAGTCTGATTGCAACAGTCATTTTGTGTGGATAAATAGTTTTTTCTTCCACATCTCAGTTCATTTAACCATTAACTTACCTGAATGCCTGCTGTTTATCCAGACAAATCTGTATATTTAAAGTAttatacaaaatttaaaaacataaaagctttaggtcttctctttcttttccctaacAGTTTTTGGTGCCTTCCTTTCCTCTTATATGAAGCCTCTTGCTGGCCTAAGCATAAACGTGCACTTAGGTTCAGTTAAGGAGCAAGAGATGAGGCACATGGTACCTATGTGTGAGTAATGAAACTCCCCTCCCCTCCTATCTCTCATTAGGTAGAAAAATAAAGGCATCACGAATTGGACTCCAATCTTCCACCTTCATCTGCATGAGTGGATTGTTGCACCCCCATTGAGCCTGGAAGGAGTCAATGGGAGAACTTAGTATTGGCTCTGACTTTACCAGAAGTAGGGCCTTGGGTTTTGCTGATAATTTATCTCACTGAACTTGGTATTTTTGCCTTAAATGACATGCTTGAGTCCTTCtaattttaagttaatttatttaatacaattttgtgcacaaaaaaaaaagaattctataAATTATGTATGAAAGTGTTAGTGTCTTTACAAAATCCAGAAGATCGTATCTCTTCAAGTTATGAtttaaaatcctgattttttcttttatgctcaCCATTATTATTTTTGTAGCTGCAAGTCTTATCATATAGGAATTTGTTAACATTGTATTGatagaaaatagaaagaatagTGAATATATGAAATTCTGGAGAGGAAGAattgtttgtttggattttttatgAGCTTTGCTCGTATTTCCTCAAGAGTTTTCCGTTTCCATGCTCTCCAGCTACAGTGTCATGACTGTCAGTCATTCACTGGTTTCACAAAAGAAGGACCTGTCTGGCTTTTCAAGTCTTGTCTGGAGCTGCTTAATAAACTCAAGCTCATGATAGCTAATAGGAATTTTTCATGAGTAGAGACAGAAGACAACATTTTGCTCTTATTTACGCTCCACTGGAGGATTGTTGAAGAGAGAATTGAACCTAAGTAAGTGCTTCAGGAATTAAGGCTTACCCAAATAACTGTTTTCTGATCAGCATGTTTCTTGTATCTGATTGAAGAGAGAACTGAAAAGAATAGTTTTGATGATGATTATTTGTTGAAAAATTTGTATTTGCTCCTGGCTTATATGAtctatactttttatttaaatatgaatataGTGTTTTAGCCTAGGGTTCAAGATTGCAAAGATCATACACTTTTATTCACAGTGCCCACAGTTGTTATATATGTTTTTGAGATAAACCTACTTAAAGTGACTGCTCTCATTATAGTATGGTGATGAGTAATTCACCTGCTCTTCTGTGATAAGTCAAATCATACTGAATTGTTAATGTATAGTAGAACACCTGATGTACAGTAGTATCTCTGGATTGGGACCTGCATTCCTTACTCAAGCAAAAATTCTACTGACTGCAGTAAGAATATTGCTTGAATTGCGAGCTCAGATTCAAATCCTGATTTTGTTGGGCATCTGTTTAAAGTGAAAATGGTAATATTCCAGTTATTTCCTGAGGAAACTTAATATTTAGCTGAATTTACCCATGTCACATTGACTATATAAAAATAACGCACAAAATACTAAGGTAAAAAGGGAAGaagggacattttaaaaaaaagcacagagaaaaaagagaacaatCAGAAAAGAGGAgtaagcaagaaaagaaaatgtaagagCAAAGGATTGAAAAAAGTGTTTAAACACCTGAGGCTAAATTCATCCTAGGATGGCTTCACTGACTTCAATGAACTGACTGCAATGAACTGACTGCGCAAGTGGGTGAAGTTCAGCCTTCATTAGGATAATCAGGCTTAGTTCCATTAACCTTATAGGAACTAAACCCCCCTACACTAGGAATGAACTTGCCTCTCTGGACCAACTTTATCCTGATTCATATGTTATGCAATCCTTTTGGTTTCATTGGGTTTGAATGAGATACAGGTCAGAAGAGAATTTGTCCCAGATATTtctgcttcacattttttttcaagtgtGTTAATCGACTTAATTCAAATGGATTACAACATCACACAAAGTGCTGTCGCTGTCCAAAAAGGTTAATTGTTTTTTGAAATCAGAATTGTCCACTGCAGCGTCAGTGGAAGCATGTAATATTTTCCTGTTCATTAATTTGGATGCAAATGTGGCCATTCATTCAGCTACATGTAGGACAATTCCAGACATATCCAATATCATCTGCTATTGGAAGCATTTTAGACTTCTTTGAATGTTAAAAAGTCAGTTTCATAACAGGTTCAGAAAGTATGAAGGCTGCTTCCACTGACACTGCAATGGCATTAGCCTATACATTACAATGTTAATTGTAACTTCTTGACAAAGTTGAATCCATATTGTTGTtaataaaaatgatttgaaaagtACCTACCAtgcttactgtttttttctctacATTTAAAAACTGTGTGGTGTGAATACATATCAGGCAAAAGTGTTTAAGGCctgctcattttcttcttttgaagttttgtacatttttttattACCTGGACCAAAATATCATAAAGGAAATTCATTAGAATAAAATGCACACAAACCAGTCTGATAGGTTCAGTTTTTAAGGACTGTTTACAGCAGCGTTTACTTTAACTTCAGATGCTTTAATTTCAGAGGTTTCAGCACCtctatgaaaattattttggaagttATTATTAGCTTTCCTGTTAGATAAACAGGAATTTATACAGGATAGGAGATCAGGGGCCCATGTGAGACTACCCAGGAGCAAGATTCCTAAGAGAATCAACCATCTCAATCTTAATCAAGCCATAGATGAAGgctgctcctctgcacagagtCATGAAAGTTGTTCTACGACACTACTGCACCAAAACGGCAGCCGCCTTTTCTCACTTTGTGGAGTCCTAATCCTGCTGAGGATAAGCTTTAGTATTTGACTGCAAAGCATTAAATATAGAGAGCGTGCTTCTCTGATGAATTCACTGGCTCTTTGGAGGCTTCAAAATCAGAACAAGAGGCTTCTACGTACAAGTACGGATGACCGCTACCTCTCCTACGTAGGTAATCTTTAGACACTGAAATTGGGAGATGCAGTCTCTCGAAAGGCAGATTTTCTATGTCAGCCACATGTGCCCACAGGCGACTGGAGTGCAGCCAAACTCTGCCTCAGAAAAAGCACAAGATGGAGAAAAGGGCAAACGTGCAGGCATACTCTCCTTGTGTAAAATCAGGCAGTTTTGCTTCATCTACACACACAGGTTGTGTGCATACAACCAGTGCAATGCAAATTCCTTCTTTCCTGTCAAATTACTCCGCCAGCCACAACAGCAACCTAGTAAGACACATATGTAGACATTCAGCGTTCCTCTCAGAGGGCCTGCAGTTGCTCCTCCAGACGCCATACAACTGGAGTACAGGACTGTGCCTACACGGCAAATTTAAACCTTCAGTCGTTTAGCAGATTTTCAGCATAACTGAAGGTTTTTATTACCGAATCGGCTTTGGTACCTCCAGCCATACTGAAATCTTCATTAAAGGATCATTAAAGCTTAATTCAAGATTAAATATTAAAACTCCCCTACAAAACTTGCACTACGCCGTACCAGCGTGACTAATCCAGACACCTAACAACATCCATCTGCGCTACCGACTTTCCCCAGCCGCTGTGGGCCCTGCCGCCCCTGCCCGGCTCCCCCCTTCCCGCCCCACAGGCGCTGCCGCTCCCCCCGCGCTCCGGACCTCTGCTCGCCCCCAAAAGCCTCCGCTCAGACACGGTACGGCATCGCCGGGACCCTGCCCCGGGCTGTTACAGCCAGGAAGGTCGGCGCCACGACCGCCCACCCGCCGCCCCAGCACAACAGCCCAAGCTCTCCCGCGCCTGGGCGGCCTTGACAAGGCAGCCAATTGCTGCCTAGTGAGTGATCACGCTGGCCAATCAGCGCGCCCTCTAGCCTAAAGCACGTCAAGGCCCGCCATGTGGGTGTGGAGCTGGGAGGGGGAGCCGCCATGTCTGACTGGGAGGCGAGCGGCGACGAGGACTCTGACGCGGCGGCTCGGCCGCCATCTTCTGCGGCCCCCGCCTCGCTCCTGTggcagccgccggcggcccctTCGCGGAGCCGCGCCTCagcggggggcggcagcgggcgaAGGGGCTCTGAGAGgtggcgggaggcggcggcgggcagcctCGAGGGGGAGGAGCGGGAGCCTCGAGGCGCGGGAGGCTGCCGGGGCTCGGCGGAGACGGCGGGGCAGTGGCAGCCCCACGCTGTCGCCGCCCACCGTGCTTGGGGCGCCGCGGCGCCCCTCTGCCTCCGCCTCGACAGCGCCGTGGTTGGTGCTCTCATAGGTAATAacgcccgctcccccccccccccccgcccccggtaCCTGCCCCGCCGAGGTAagcgggcggggagggaggcgagGGCCCGGCCCTGGGACGCCCAGAGGTTTGTCGGAGCGGCCCCTTCCTCTTTGCGTGCCGAAGGGGCCTGTCGCGGCGCGGGGCTTCGCTGCCGTCCCGCCGCCTGACAGCCGTCGCTGCGGAGAGGCCCGGGGCGCCGGCTCGCCGCGGGCCCCTGCCGCACGGGAGCCGCAGGAGCCTTTCGCGGAGCACCGACCGAATCGGGAACTTTCCCCGCTCAGTGGGAGGACTGAGTTTTCCCTTCCGAAATCCgatttgatttctgtttctgGCGGCCAGTGGGCTGCAAGTGTGCTGACACTCCTCTCTATTCCTGTGGCAGAAGGGTGACTCTCTTCTGAACTGGTTTTGCTGCTCTGTCTCCTCATCtaacaaactttttctttccccccccccagctcctctcTTACATTTGCCTACTTGTCAAAAGACCTACCTGTCTTTTTCTAGCTCTTCTGTGTCACAAGAGCTTTTATTTAGCAATGTGCTCTCTCTTGTGAAAGTCTTAACATTTTGGTTGTCACCAAAAAATCTGGAGTTGCAATGTGTAGTTTTTGACAGTTTGGCCTAAATATTTATAGTATTTGCAATGTATCTTTATAACAGGTCGGGGTGGAGCTAAAATAAGAGAACTTGAGGAGTCTTCAGGTGCTAGGATACAGGTACTGTGTGCACTGCATCTGCTGCAGGCCAAGACTCTGTCAGGAAGACAGTCTTGGTTCTGCTTCTGTGTAAACCAGAGTTACTGAAGCAACTTGTTGCCCTGCAGTAATGCTGGTCTCTTATAAGAATAGCTAAAAAGGAGGCAGAATTGAGGGTATAACTTGACTTGTATATAAAGGTACGGAAAGCTTgctgttttgggcttttttttcttcttcttttcctcaagTGTATgtttaattccttttctttttgaaaaggtATTAGAGGGCGTTTCTTGGAAGAGAAGttcaaattcaggaaaaaatgcagtGCATATTCTAATGTAATTTCTGTTTTTGCAGTACAGAAAAATTCAATAGGTTTTTATAAACATAGGTTATAAAGGGAACCTACGAAGCTGAAATAAAGATTTCTGGCAGCATTGCTGTGCAAAACAAAGCCAAGATGTTGATTGAAGATACTGTTACAAGACTTGGGCAAAACTACACTAGAGGTGCGACTGAGAAAGGTAAGGAGTGTGTTACAAAAAACAGTGACTGTAGATCATTTCTATGTATTTGGTACTTTTGTAGGAGTGTTTGTATTTTACCAAAATGAATGGACTTTCACCTTTTTTGGGACAGTGCAACACCTCCTTAAAACAGAGAAATATCTAGACATTTCTTCTATCACCTGTGAACAGTTTTCCCCCTCAAACTATCAGACTTCTGTGAACCTCTGTTCCTGAGTGTTTCTaacttaacaacaacaacaaaaaagttggATTACTTGATTTCTTGCAATATAGGTCTGGTCCCCCAGAAATACCAAGTTTATTTCCATTGTATGTTCTAATGTAGTATCTGTGCAGTATTAAAATTCAATAAGGTTGCATAAACATAGATTATAAAGTGAACAGGTACTGATTATAACATGGCTGAGGCTGATTTCTTAACTCTTTTCATGGTAAGTATTTACGGTTTGATGTTACACATCATGGCTCACTTCATTATATTTTGTTGTGTTGACTCTGTCTGTTAAATGGTTATCTAAGTAATGACTGTATTTTTGAGATACTGCTTATGTTATTGCTATTTGTCTTGTTTGCCTATACAATAAGCCCTTAGGGGCAAGGACCATCTATCTACACAGTCATACTTGATCTGAGGCATTGATGAGAGAGAAAGAATCTGAGTTGTGTTCTGGCCTTAGAATGAGGATTAGATGAGTTGCGAGTTGCTTATGACTTTTATGCTTGTTCGTTTTAAGGGCGCCAGAAGGTAGACTAGTATGTAGCTTTCAAGAAGCTAGGAATACCTGATATGTATtatgtgtgtgtgactgtgttgTTTTTTGCCTCATACTTCCTGTTTTTTCCAATTAGCTGTGTTGCCGTTTATATCTCCAGCATAAAActtcttttcctgaagaaatgttAGCCTAATCAAAAAGGGCATAGAGCATAATTACATTGAGTTATTACTCGATGCTCTACAATAGCAAAACCTTGCTATTGTAGattgtaaaaataaaacttgctTATCACAAGCTTTGGTTCactcccctgccccccacccccccaaaaaaaaccctgctgcaTAACACACCTTCTTTGTAGCTGAAGGAATAGCATTCAGCATTTCAGAACCTGTCATTAGCTTCCTTTAAGCAGCTAAAGATattgaaatgcttttcttcttttctcgtCAGAAATGGATTTGTACGGTCTTTACGATGGTTTCAGGATAAGACTTAAGAAAAAACTTCCTATTTAAATGCTTCATGTGTATTCAAAAACAATAAGAGGtcttgtaatattttttaaaaagtatggaAAATAACAACGTTCTGGTCTCTGGGTTTTCttcctcatccccccccccccccccccaaatagatTCCATCAAACAGCAGTACTTCGGTAGTAATTCTGCTGAGAAACACTTGGATCTTGTCAAGCCTGAAAATACCCCACAGAAATCTGTGATTAACTGGGCCTCCATTCGAGAAAATAAAGCTAGATATGAAGCTATGAAGTGGGCAGGttagtttttaaaattttgattgcATATTGCTGGTCTTCATTTAATAAATTTGTTGAATGCATAAACATCTTTAGTTTTTGCTCTGAGATGACTTTCAGCATCTGAATCAATTAAGTATATACAGTGAAGTGACTCACCAGGATTTCTCAGGGGTGATCATGGAGAACAGTGTAGTCACTGAGGAGACTTAAATGCAGTACTTGCTTTGTATTTCAGCTTCTGCCTTTGAAAATGCTACACTTGTATGTGGCTGCAGCAAAAATTTGAGAATTGTTAAATATAGTAtattagtaaaaatattttagaacttGAAACACAGAGAAGTAATTGTTTTACATGTGCTTAGCTGTTCATCTCAGCTTTTATCTTTTATGTGAATGCAACAGTAGTCTCCCACTGCTTTTGACTAGTTTTCTAGTACAAGGCACAGTCTGCCTGGGTTTGGGGTTTCTATCTTAACCTTTAGCAGTGTTTCCCTGAATCTGCAGCATGTCTTACTGATTCAAGCtcactttttttctgattgtttaaGACTTGCCTCCAATTGAGAAAAACTTTTATAAAGAATCATCAAGGACTGCATCTATGCCACAAGAAGAAGTGGAACTGTGGCGGTAAGATCATTTTGCCAAGCAGATGATTTGCCATAGAAAATAACTATTAAGGTATAAAGCATTTAAATGGGAGATGAAATACTGAAACAGAAGTATTATTGTTTATGTCTTGTAGTAACTTAGTGGATCTTTCCTAGGAATTGAACAATGACTAGCAGATGAGGTATTATTATTGCTTGGAAAATTAACTTTAGGGATTAACTGCTTCCCTAAAAGGTGTTTGATCAGTTTGACTTTCAAAGGGGAAAAGAATCAAGACTGTTCATTGGCTTTTGGTTCGTTCTTTGCATTAGACAGTATATTCAAGGTTTCTAGGTCCTTCCAAATAAATCTTAATATTATTCACATGCTAAATACCTCTTAGCAGCCATTGTTTTTCATTATATGTTTTAGTCAAACACCATCTTTGAAACAGGTTTCAACTTtgattactgttattttttccaTCTATCTTGTCTTTACAAGTGCATCCTGGTGAGTACATGCCTCAGTTAATTGTATCCGTTCATCTTGACCCAGCAACCTACATCATTACTTTGCAAGAAAAACAGATCATCTGTTTCAATTGATTCTGTTCAGACCCTGCTAATAATTTCAGTCCTTTTCAGTAGTTCTAATGGAATTGGTAAGCATGTCTTGAAGCCTTACCTTTTATTACTTGTCTTTTTGCATGATGTCTGTTTTTTCTATTGCATGCCCACTAGAGAAGCCTTGCCAGTGTGACTGAAGCTTGGAATTGACACTTATTTCCTTAAAATACATGTCACTGTTACAGCTAGCCAAGAGTAACTGAACATTGTTTTGTAGGCTCAGAACACATACTGAGGAATAACgcttgtgtaaaaaaaaaaaaaaaaaaaaaagacgtgtttttcatttcttcaccttttaaaaaaaaaaaaagaaagaaagaaaaaagaaaatatgtatttttttaaacatgggaAGAGGTTGAATTCTTTTCCTAGCCTACTTGCCTGAAGTAAGAGTTTGTGGAATGGAATCTTCAGAACAGAAGAGGACTGGAATTAAGATAAACCTGTGATGCGTATTTATACCTCCTAATtgggcagggggtgggtggaggaTGACCCAAAACCTTGACGTTTATATAGCTTTTTGTGTGCCTTTTTTGTAGCTTGTCTTATTGACCTCCTGCTTTTGTTCTAAACTATTTTGTTTGTATTGTCTAGAGCATCCAGAGAgctattctgaaaatattttaggaagGCTTTTATCAGAATACAGAATTTGACGAATAAGTCCAAATCCATTCATATAAGTTTTAGGTTGCCTTTGAGCATGTAAAAACTGTAACAGTTCTGTATTTTTTGACAGAGTATAACTGAAGTCTGGTACGACAGTGGGGTGGCGCATGTATAACTTTAGCATAGTCATTGATAAAACTTTAAAGAGGGAATGATAATTGAGGAATACAGGAGAAGTCTTTCTATAGTAAGGCTTTCCTGGAAGTAAGAAGCATGGTTATAGCTCTAATCCAGGAGCCTGAATTTGTTTGTTGTGCTGGAAACTTAAGAAGGTCAGAAAGATGTAGTCTTGTGTATTAGTCTCACATTTTCAGATTCTGTGGTTTTAAAGCTATTGTACTGTTTTAATTCTACACAGGatggaaaataataatataatttgtAATGACTTGAAAGAAGGTGAAAAGCGCTGCATTCCCAATCCTGTTTATAAATTTGAAGATGCATTTGAGCATTATCCTGATGTTATGGCTAATATCAGAAAAGTGGGTTTTCAGAAACCTACACCAATTCAGGTATTTCATCAGTTCTGATGGATGTTTAACTGGAACTGAAGAGATGTACATTTAAGTATGCATCGTTCTATGTTAGTCCCAGGCATGGCCAATCATACTCCAAGGAATTGATCTTATTGGCATAGCACAGACGGGCACTGGGAAGACATTGGCTTACTTAATGCCTGGATTCATCCATTTGGATTCACAACCAATGTAAGGACTGTTCGTATTTCTGAGTTGCTTAGCTGTGCatacttctattttattttattttttctcctctcaagTGCTGACTTTCTAGTAAGAAAGATGGTAAATCATAAATTGAAAAAATTCATAAGCCTGGGGGAAAACATTATATTTGTTACAGAAACCATAATTGCTAGCAGGTTTCAGCGATGAGAACTGAGAAACTGtaaaacagtgtttaaaaaaaaaaaaaatagactttgAGTATCCTCACATACCCATGTTACAAAGGTGCTTTATTGCAGACCCAGAGATCAGCGTGGGGGGCCGGGAATGTTAGTCCTTGCTCCCACTCGAGAACTGGCACTTCAAGTTGAGGCAGAGTGTGCAAAGTACACATACAAAGGAATTAAAAGGTAATCTTTCCTCACttgtttattaaattatttttttctaccaCTTTTGGCTTCATTAACCTACTAACAAAATTGCATTTgttgagggaggaggagaggtgctaaatatttcatatttcttgattttttttttttttttgatgtcttGTATTCTGTTTGTATTGCATGGAAGGTGTTTCATGAGCTGTTAGGTGGTATGCATACTCTGCCTCCGTTGTGGGGGGGAAGGGGCTCAGATGTATTATTTTTGTTCCTACCCAGAGAGAGGGACCTTCATCTAAAAGAGCAAAATTTTTAGAAGCTCTTAGGTATTCTTATGACCATATTTCCATGGGTGTGATGTTTAAAGagcttgggttttttgttttgttttgttttgttttgcgcTCTCTCTCCTTGTTCTTCAGGATGTAGTCTTTTGTGGGGTCGTCTTATCCTGTGAATGTTCATGTTCTTCATGTATGCATCTGCAGCCTGCTGTCAGGTCACTTTCTCTAGAATAAGGCCATGTTAACAAGCTTGCTTCCAGAAGTTTT containing:
- the DDX43 gene encoding probable ATP-dependent RNA helicase DDX43 isoform X3; the protein is MSDWEASGDEDSDAAARPPSSAAPASLLWQPPAAPSRSRASAGGGSGRRGSERWREAAAGSLEGEEREPRGAGGCRGSAETAGQWQPHAVAAHRAWGAAAPLCLRLDSAVVGALIGRGGAKIRELEESSGARIQVIKGTYEAEIKISGSIAVQNKAKMLIEDTVTRLGQNYTRGATEKDSIKQQYFGSNSAEKHLDLVKPENTPQKSVINWASIRENKARYEAMKWADLPPIEKNFYKESSRTASMPQEEVELWRMENNNIICNDLKEGEKRCIPNPVYKFEDAFEHYPDVMANIRKVGFQKPTPIQSQAWPIILQGIDLIGIAQTGTGKTLAYLMPGFIHLDSQPIPRDQRGGPGMLVLAPTRELALQVEAECAKYTYKGIKSICIYGGGDRKGQINVVTKGVDIVIATPGRLNDLQMNSFINLKSITYLVLDEADRMLDMGFEPQIMKILIDVRPDRQTVMTSATWPDGVRRLAKSYLKNPMIVYVGTLDLAAVNTVEQRVVVIPEEEKRAFTRYFIDSLKPKDKVIIFVGRKLTADDLASDFGLQGIPVQSLHGNREQCDREQALDDFKKGKVRILIATDLASRGLDVHDITHVFNFDFPRNIEEYVHRVGRTGRAGRTGEAVTLVTKSDWRVASELIDILERANQVRKYTVLAPSHSFLDLKNQSDKELLQFELE